The Flavobacterium sp. 102 genomic interval CACTTACACAGATCTTTATTCTAAAATAATAGATGTAGAAATGACATCGCTGCGGGTAAAAGTTAATTCGGCTTATCCAAAACCCGATTGTGTAGATGACAACAATTGCACACATGTATTCATCGAATCAATTCGCAGCATAGTAAGTAAAAACTTGGTCATAGAGGAGCATGAAATAGATGGTAAAATAATTGCATTGGAAGCCTTCATAGATAGAAACCGAACCATATTCACTCCAACAGAACAAAAAAAGCTGGAAGATTTACTGGAGCGCTTCAGAACATTCTACAGTAAAATTTTGCTCGAAAATACCTTGAATGATAAAGACACAAAGATCGATAGAGCAAGGTTTAGTCAGTTATTCCATAACTTGTAAAGAATTGATTTAGTAATTTTTAAACTTCTTTAGAAAATGAACAACGAATTTTACAGGCTAAAAACCGCTGAATTACTAAACGAGATTCTGCAAATAAAAACCTTTATAAAAAACCACAATCCCACAATCGGAGTATTGACAGAAGAAATTTTGAGAAAATTTCTATCAACATACCTTCCAAAAGGCGTGGCAATTGAACAGGGTTTTATTATAGACGAAGAAGGAAACCTATCAAAGCAAATCGATATAATAATCTATGACAACCAGCTGTATTCACCATTATACAGGGTAAATGATATAGTGGTTGTTCCTAATAAATCTGTTATAGCAATTATTGAAGTAAAGACCACGGTTAAGGGCAAGAAAGCTTTTCATGACATAATAAATTACTTCAAATCGGTTTCTAAAATCCTTGATAACAGAACGAAAACCCATCTCTTTATCTACAACGCTGCAACAACTTTCAAACTCAATGAGTATTTCCAAAACTATAAGCACCCGGGTGATTACCAAAAGTTTGATCACGACACTTTTCACTATTTGCCGGATGTAATTACTGGCATACAGGCATCATATCATCTAAGGAAAGATCATGTTGTTTTTGAAAGGGACATGATGGGTTATACTGCTTACAATTATGTAGATAGTACTGATAAGGATATTAGTTCTTTAGAATTGTTTTTCAAAAATATTTATAGCAGTATTTTTAATTATAATATGGAAAAAATTGATAGCAACTTCAAGGTTAGCAGAGATTTTAATATAGTAAATGATTCCAATCTTAAAAGTATATTTGCTATCGAACTTTTTGATATGTAAAATTATATAGGCTCCAAACAGCATAAATAAGAAGCTATTAATCTAATAAATTAAAAATATGTCTGTAACCCCAATTTGGCATCAACGTACTGCTGATATAAATCTCGAAATGCAACCAGATCAATTGATCGATAAATACAGTAAAGGTGGTTTTCATATTTATAAATCATCTTGGGACGACCTCAAGAAAGCAATGGATCCAAACTATGCAAAGCTCTACTCCTCTCCAAAATTATATACAAGGAATCAGGAAAAAGAAAAACTTGACAGGGTTATTGACAACTGGAATTCAGGAGTGCCTTTAATTCCTCCTATGTTGATAGATATCGGTAATAATACGCTGGTTCCGGCAGATGGCAAGCACCGTCTAAAAGTGGCATCACTAGCAGAATCTGACGATATATATTTTATTCTTTTTGATGTTGATTTAGAAAACGTAAATCAATATTTCTGCCCCGAATTGGTTGATTAAAAATCGCTGCTTACATCAGCTTAACTTATTATGATTGTCAATTAATAATTTTTCTTAAAAAATCCATATCTTCATCAATTACAAATATTGACGTTTCATCAAATCAACTTTGCGAAACGTTTAGACAATACTTTTTTTGATAATTACTTGAAAAGCAGGATATGTCTAATGCAAAAAACCTGGATTGGCAAACCTATGAGTCAATCACAAAATACATTTATGAATCTTTAGGACAGCGGTCGGGAGTCAAGATAGTCGGCTACGGTAGTACCTGCAAGAAAAAGGGTAAATCAGGTGTGAGCCATCAAATAGATGTTATAACATCACATACAGACGGTATTCATTCCTATGAAACAGCTATTGAATGCAAGTACTGGAAAGACAAGGTAAATAAAGAGACTGTGATGAAACTTTCAGAGACAATTGAAGATACAGGTATGAGTAAAGGGATCATTGTTTCCAAAAATGGTTTTACACAAGATGGTATTGAGTATGCAAAGTATAGGAACATCGGACTTGTTGAACTTCGCGAATTTGAGAAAAAGGACCTACAGCATAGTGCTCCTGAAATGGAAATTGGGACTATTGACTTGAACTTTAGCATAATTAGAAAGCGTCCAGAAATTTTGAGCATTAATATTGGTGATA includes:
- a CDS encoding DUF6602 domain-containing protein — translated: MNNEFYRLKTAELLNEILQIKTFIKNHNPTIGVLTEEILRKFLSTYLPKGVAIEQGFIIDEEGNLSKQIDIIIYDNQLYSPLYRVNDIVVVPNKSVIAIIEVKTTVKGKKAFHDIINYFKSVSKILDNRTKTHLFIYNAATTFKLNEYFQNYKHPGDYQKFDHDTFHYLPDVITGIQASYHLRKDHVVFERDMMGYTAYNYVDSTDKDISSLELFFKNIYSSIFNYNMEKIDSNFKVSRDFNIVNDSNLKSIFAIELFDM
- a CDS encoding restriction endonuclease produces the protein MSNAKNLDWQTYESITKYIYESLGQRSGVKIVGYGSTCKKKGKSGVSHQIDVITSHTDGIHSYETAIECKYWKDKVNKETVMKLSETIEDTGMSKGIIVSKNGFTQDGIEYAKYRNIGLVELREFEKKDLQHSAPEMEIGTIDLNFSIIRKRPEILSINIGDNRKMDIKHEFDYLDYTVILQNETQRPFYDYVNDFRNEINSQNKKSEIITKSYKIPGSKLNNRRTDETLHLNEIIFSGNISETDLSRKVQINLVDKVWLIMKSIFDERTFTFSENGLIIEHKKRE